CTACGTCGGCTACCCGGACATGGGGGAGAGGGCACGCCGGCGCCGCCCGGCCTCCGAGTTCACCGTCTGGCACGAGGGCTAGGTTTGGCGCAACCCGGAGATGGGGAGTGTCGTAGTATCGAAAAGGCTTGCTAGCGAACCGGACCGGGAGAAGAGATGAGAACGATCTTGAGAAGGCTGCTCATCCTCGCTGCGCCGATAATCTGGCGCAAGATAAAAGAGCGTCGCAGGAGGAGGTAGGGCCTACGCCTCCAGGGGAACTCCCTCGAAGCCTTCCCCTGTACGCCGTATGGTGACGAGGAAGTCCCGCGGTTCGTGGTAGAGGATCACGGGGGCGGCCTTCTCCTCCGCTTCAGAGAGCACCTCTATGCGGTTGCGCCGCGCCGCTTCGGGATCGGTGTCGACTCCGGCTATGAGGTCGGGGTTCAGCCAGATCTTCGCGGGGGCGAGGTCGGCCGTGAAGAGTGCGGCTCTCTCTTCACCCTCGATCCACACGACCTGGTGTCCCGCGGAGTGTCCGCTCCTGACCTCGACCCTGATCCCTGGTGCGACCTCTCCGTTTCCTTCCAGGAGTTCCAGCCAGCCCTCTCCGGCGCCGCGTTCCACCGCGGGCACGGCTAACCTCCTGCCGTCGTTCTCCGGCATCCGGCGGGCCTCTTCCAGCGCCGCCCGCTGGACGTGGACGGTCGCCCGCGGGGAGACCCGTTCCTCTGCCAGCGCCCATCCCACGTGATCGGGGTCCAGGTGCGAGAGCACCACGTGGGTGATCTCCTGCGGATCCCTGCCCGCTGCCCGAACGCTCTCCGGCAACGAACGCTCCCGCCTCAGCTCGTAGTGGTCGGCGAGCGGGGGAGGGATCTCCGGCCCGAAGCCGGCGTCCACGAGAACCAGAGCTCCGTCCGTCTCAACCAGCACCGCGTGCATCGCCCCGCGCAGGCGCATCCTGCGCGAGCCGCCGAGCAGGTTCCCGGCGTCGGTGATGAACATCCCGTCCTCCAGCACCCAGAGCTTCCGGGCGCCGAGATCCAGCATTCTCCCGGGTTCTCGTCCTGCCAAGCCTCCGGAGACCTCCCCGCTCTCGCCGCTCGAAAAATGACCGTCCGCGGTGTGGTGTCCGCGGGCGCGGAATGCAATAATACCGCACCGGTTCGTTTCGCGGGAGGAGAGGAGGCGCGCCTGGTGAGGTTCTTGCTCCGCTGGCTGGTGGTGCCGCTGGTCGCCCTGCTGGCCGCCGTCGCCACCTTCCCGGCCGCTCCCGGTGCCGCGGCCCAGGCCTACGACGGCGAGGAGCTGGAGGTTTTGCGCCTCATAAACGGCTATCGCCAGCAGAACGGGCTGGAACCGCTCCTGCTCTCCGACACCCTCTCCGTAGCCGCCGAGCGTCACTCGGAGGACATGTCCCGCTACGGCTTCTTCGCCCACGACACCTACGCCAGCTCCTACTATCCGGCCGGGGCGGAGCCCTGGGACCGGATGGCGGCCGAGGGCTACGACTACAACACCTACCGCGGGGAGAACATAGCAGTGGGCTACGAGACGGCGGAGGCGGCCTTCGAGGCCTGGCGCAACTCCCCGAGCCACAACGCCGCCATGCTCGACGGCCGCTACAGGGTCGTCGGGATAGGCCGGGTCTACGACCCGAGCTCGGCCTACGGCTGGTACTGGACCACGGACTTCGGGGCGGTCGTGGACCCGAGCGCCCACGAACCCGGGGAACCTCCCGGCAGACGCGCGGAGAAACGGGGGCTTCGTGACCGGTCCGGGATCGAGAACGGCGGGATGGACGGCCAGAGGGTCTGGCGCCAGCGGGCCAAGGACGGGGCTCGTCTGATCCTGCGCGCCGGCTACGCCCGGCTCGGTGATTACGATGACGGGCGGGACGAGCTCTCGCAGCGGATCCGCTACGAGCGGGGCGCTCGCCTCTCTTTCCGGCTCCGCGTCCTGCCGCGCGGCGGCCTGCCGGACGGCGACCGGCTCGCGGTGCGCCTCACCGACGGCGAGGGTCGCGCCTTGGCGCTGCTCGGGCGGTATGGTCCCTCGTCCTTCCCCGCGGGCCGCTGGGTGCGGGAGGATCTCCGGCTTCCGGACCGCCTGGCCGGGAGAGATCTCCGCCTGAGCTTCTACGCGGTGACCGACGGCGGGAGGCTCACCGCCTTCCATTTGGACGGCGTCCGTCTCCGGTCCTCCCCCTGATCCCGTCCCGCAGCGCCCCGGCCAGCGTCCGGGGGTGGCGCAACAGGCTGTAGACCGGGGAGTCGCCGGTGAAGGCCTCGACGAGCGTCCGGCGGGCGTCCGGATCGCTTTCGCAGGCCTTGAAGAGCGGCTCCAGGAGCCGCAGGTTGGGCACCAGGTGCACCAGCGCGTGTCCTGAGAGGTGCTCGCGGGCCCTGAGCCTCCGCAACCGCCGCTCGTAGCCGGAGAGCAGCCGCGCCGAGAAGTCCCGGCGGGCGTGGGCCTCGTGGGCGAAGGCCGCGGCGAGCCGCCCGGACTCCAGAGCGTAGCCGACCCCCTCGCCGCTTATGGGGTGGACCATGCTCCCCGCGTCGCCCACCAGCATCAGCCCCTGAGAGTACCGCCGGGCGCCCCACATCCCCATCTTCAGCGACCAGCTCTTCGGGGGGCCTTCGGGCTCGGCGCCAGAGAGCCATTCCCTCACCCGGGGCTCCTCCAGAAAGCGCTCGAAGTAGTCCTTCAGGTTGCGCCCGCTGCGCTTCAGCGCCTTGGTGGAGACGCCCGCCCCCACGTTGGCGGTGCCGTCCCCGAAATGGAAGATCCAGCCGTACCCCGCGTGGTGCGAGTTCATGTCGGGGGTTATGAAGATCTGGAGGTGCTCCCGCTCCGGGCCGGAGACGCCCCGGAAGTACTGGCGGCGGGCCACGGCGTTCTGGCCGGCCTTCATCCCGGCGGCGGCAAAGCCACCCACCCCGTCGGCGATCACCACCAGCGGGGCGGCGAAGCGCACCCTCTCGCCGGAGCGATCGGCCTCCACCCCGGCCACCATCCCGGAGGCCGATCGCAGAAGCCTTATGGCCCGGGTCTCCTGCAGCAGCTCGGCCCCGGCTTCACGCGCGCGCCCCGCGATCCTGGCGTCGGTCTCCTTGCGCCGGACGACGTAGCCGCGCGGACCGTGCAGCGTGGGCGGAACCTTCTGCCGCAACACGGCCGTCTCGCTGTGGATGGTGAACCCCGTGAAGGTGCCGTGGTGAGCCTCCTCCAGCCACCCGCCGAGACCCATCAGCGAGAGCTCGGCCGCCGCGTGGGGCATGAGCCCGTCGCCGCACGGCTTGTCGCGGGGGAACCGCTGGCGGTCCAGCAGCAGGGTCTTGAGGCCGGATCTGGCCGCGTGGTAGGCGGTGGAGGCTCCGCCGGGGCCGGCTCCCACCACGATCAGGTCGTACCGCTCACCCATCTCTGGTCTCCTTCCCGGTCGCGCGGCCGCGGTGCAACGGTCTGCCATTATACTTTTCGGGTTCGTCTCTCATCCGCTGCGAGGAGGTGTCGTTGCGCATGGTGGACCGCGACCGTCCAGCCCGATACAGGCCCGGCGACCGGGCGGCACTCCGGGCCACGGGACAACCGGTGGAGATCCTCGAGGTGCGCCGGGGCGAGTTCGTACCGGACTACGTCTACAAGGTGCGGGTTCTCGCCGAGAAGCCCGCCCGCCCCTACAACCTCTCGGTGCCGGAGCACGACCTGAAGGACGGATGAAGCCGTTCTACCTCGTCACCCGGAACTTTTTCCAGGGGCTGCGCCCGCCCAGGTGGTCGCGGTGCTTCGGATAGGATGCGGAGATCGCATACGTGCCGGGTCTGCGGGGCCTGTACCGGAAGCTGTAGCGGGACTTCTCGTTCAGGGAGATCCGCCGGCGGACCAGCACCTCGCCGTTGCGCTTGATGGTCACCGTGACCCGCCCTCCGTGGCGGGGTCTCACCGCGCCGCGCACGGTTCTGGAGGAGCCCAGCTGCAGTGGCCCGGTCTTTACCCTCAGCGTGACCCGAACCCTCACCTTGACCCACCGGACCGGGCTGGTGGAGCTCTCGAAGTTTTTCCCTCCGTCACCCGGGAACCTGGCCCGGTAGCGGGTGTGCTTTGCGGGCCTCACGTCGGAGAGCCTGTAGGTGCCGTCCGCCGCGGTGGTCAGCCGGGCGAAGCCGCGGAAGGCCCCGGCGCCGACCGGCCGGCGCTGGAGAACGACCGTCCTGCCGGGGAGGGGATCTCCGTTCGCCGCGACCAGCCGCCCGGAGAGCGTGGTGCGGCGTCCGAAGGTGAGGATGCGCGGGCGCGCGGAGAGGCTCAGCTCGGTGGATGCCGGCTCCCGGTTTTGCGCTCCCAACGCCCGGGCCGCGTCCAGGCGGCCGCCGGTCACGCTCTTGCCCTTGAGGGCGGGTATTTCGTCCACCGCTCCCAGGATCGTCTCCCTTATCTGCCCGGCGTTCATGGTAGGGTCCTTGCCCTTGATGAGCGCCGCCACGCCGGTGACGTGGGGGGTGGCCATGCTCGTGCCGCTGTAGGAGGCGTAGCCCCCGGGGACCGTGCTCAGGATCCCGACACCCGGGGCCCCGAGGTCCACCGACCGGCTTCCGTAGTTGGAGAAGCTGGCCAGGAGATCGGCGTCGTCGGTTGCGGCCACGGAGATCACGTTGGCGTTGTCGTAGGAGCTCGGGTAGAAGGGCGTGGTGTCGTTGTCGTCGCCGACACCGTCGGATCCGCCGTTGCCGGCGGCGGCCACTACGAGTACTCCCGCGGATTCTGCGCGGTCGACCGCATCCTTCAGGGTCTGTGAGTACCCGGCGCCGCCCCAGCTGGCGTTGATCACGGCGGCCCCGTTGTCGATGGCGTAGTGGATGGCCGCTGCGGCATCCGAAGTGTAGCCGTAGCCGTCCCCGATGAACTTCAGGACCATGAGTCGGGCCCGCCAGTTCACCCCGGCGATGCCGCTGCCGTTGTTTCCTTCCGCGGCGATCGTCCCGGCGACGTGTGTTCCGTGGTCGTCGCCGTCGTCGGGGTCGTAGACGGAGGCGTCGTCGTTGAAGAAGTCGTAGCCGTGTACGTCGTCGACGTAGCCGTTGCCGTCGTTGTCCCGGCCGTCTTTCGGCACCTCGTCGTCGTTCGTCCAGAGGTTGGCCTCCAGATCCGGGTGTGAGACGTCCACGCCGGTGTCCACGACCGCGACGACCGTCTCGGAACCGGTGGTGACGTCCCAGGCTCCGGGAGCGTCTATGTCGGCGCCCGGGGTGCCTCCGGTCTGGCCGGTGTTTTTCAGCCCGTAGAGCTTCGGGTAGTCCGGGTCGTCGGGTTCCCTGGAGGGGTGGAGCAGGAAGTCGGGCTCCGCGTATTCGACGTCCGGCGAACCGCGGTAACGCCTGAGAGCAGCCTCCACCGAGAGGTTCGGCGGCAGATCGATCACGCGCACCCTCGTGCCGGGGATGCGCTCCTCCACGGCGGCTCCGTTTCTGCGGTTGAGGGCCCGCAGCGCGCTCTCGGGAGCGCCTTTTTTGAGCCCGACGACGATCCTGTCCCGGGCGAACCTCTCCGCTTTCTGGGTGGCGAAGGTGGGACGCACCTCGGGACGGGCCGCGCTCTCCCGCCCGCCCGAGAGGAGCGCCGCGAGGATGGCCGAGAGCAGGATCCCGCACAGCAATACCGCCGTTCTCCTGGAAGCGTTCGGAATGACTACCCCCTTTACAGTAGACGCCGCTTCACAGAGGTTGTATCGGAACGGGGCGGGAATGGCTTTAGTATCGTCCTCTGAAGCGTGATGCGCCGCGAGGTCCCGCTTGATATGCGTTATTGATGTGGCATAGTAAATAAACAAGGGGATAGGAAGAGGAGGAAGCAGTATGGGGGTAGTGGGCAACAAGAACCAGGGATACACCCGTCCTGAAAAGGAAGAAGCTGAACGAATAGTCACGCTCAGGTGGCGGGCGCTCGGCGAGTACATTTTGCGGATCACGCACGCCGGATGGATCACCCACGAAGTAGCCGATACCGTCAGGTTGGTCTGGGAGGTGGAGCGGGAGCCCTCCCTGGTCGGGGAAGCACGCTGAAGTCTCCCAAAGACGGGAACTGACTGTCCGATACTTCGATCCGGGAAGCGGCGGGCACCTCCCGCTGCTCTTATTATGAGCATGCGTGGTTTGCTGACGGGGCGCTGCCATGTTGCTGAGAAGTCCCGGGTTTCTCCGGGTTTACTGTAGCCAGCTGCTCTCCCTTCTCGGAGACCAGCTTTACCTGATAGCCCTGCCGTGGGTGGTTCTCGAGCTCACGGGATCCGCTTTGGCGCTGGGGACCGTCTTTGCTCTGGGAGCCTTTCCCCGGGCCTTGCTGTTCCCGGTTGGCGGTGCTCTGGCCGACCGCGTGGAGGCTTCGCGGCTCATGGTGGCGTCGGGCCTGGCACGCGGTCTCGTCATCGCGGGTCTTGCGGCCCTGCTCGGCGCAGGTCAGACATGGGCGCCATACCTCGTCGCGGTTCTTTTGGGCGCGGCCGCCTCTTTCTACTATCCTGCCGAGAGCTCTCTGTTGCCCAGGTTGCTGCCGAGGGATCTTCTTCAATCCGCCAACGGCCTGGTGCAGGGGGCGAACCAGCTGGCGGGCGTCTTGGGGCCCGCTCTGGGAGGGGCGGTGGTCGGCGCGCTCGGCGGTGAGGCTGCGCTCGCCATCGCCGCTGGAACCTACACTCTGGCCGCGGTCGTGATGCTCGGGGTGAGGGTTCGGAGGGGCCGGGGTGCGGAGGGCTTGCGGGCTGCCTTTCCCGGCGATCTGCGGGAAGGTTTGGGTGTTGCCTGGGGGGATCCGGTGATCAGGTGGCTCATCGTCACCGCGGCCTTCGGCAACCTCGGGTTCGCGGGGCCGCTGTTCGTCGGGATACCCGCGCTGGTGCGCGGGCCCCTGGGGCTGGGGCCAGTGGCTTTCGGGATGTTGGATGCGGCCTTCGCCGCCGGAGCGGTCGGGGGGGCAATGTCGCTCGCGCTCATCGGGCGCAGGATCGGGGAGAGAAGGGGCGGTCTCGCCGTGGCGGCCCTCCTCGTCCAGAGCCTGGCGTTCGGTGCCCTTGGGATGAGGGCCGGTTTCGGGAGCTCTTTCGGGCTCATGCTTCTGTCCGGGGCGTGTTCCGGGCTGGCGAACGCGCTGCTCATCACCCTTCTGCAGCTCCGGGCACCCGAGGAGTTTCTGGGCAGGGTCATGGGGCTGGTCTATCTCGGCTCCTTCGGCTTGATCCTGGTCTCTCAGCTTCTGGCCGGCATCGTCGCCGAGGCGTTCGGCGTACGGGCGGTCTTTCCCCTCGGGGCCTCCGTGATGTTCCTGGCGCTGGTTGCGGGAGGAAGGTGGCTGGTGAGGAGCGAGGCCGCCGCGTGACCGGCGCTACCTCGTGACGCTCATGTAGGCCACGTCGACGAGCGGAACGCCGGTCCTGATGGCGCGGTCCACGGCCTCGAGCAGCGCTTCCGCGGCGACCGCCGGATCCGGGAAATGACCGTCGAGGAGGCGAGCGGCGCGGGCGATCTCGTAGAAGGAGAAGCGCCGGCGCTCGCTGGTGAGCCGGTAGACCGCCCGCAGCACCTCCAGGCGCAGCGAGACGAGCTGCTCCAGGCGCCACCGGATCTCGTCCACCGTCAGGTTCATGGTCTGGTAGAGCCGGGCTATCTCGGCTATCTGCACCAGCACCTCCGGCCGCTTGGAGAGCCGGGAGACGGAGTTCTCGTCCAGGTAGCGGCGGGTGGTGATCCTGGCGAGCGCCAGCCGGCCCTGTGGGGTGTCGTAGCCGGGCAGGGGCCTGACGTTCCGCGGGGCGGGCGGCGTCCGCAGCTCCTCTCCGGCGGCGAAGAGACGCGGGGTGTGGCCGCCGGCGTAGTGGGAGATGAGGGCGGCGAGGTCGGCGAGCTTCGGGGATGGGGAGGGGGCCCGGATCTCCACCCAGCGGCGCACCGTGCCGGAGTACAGCCGCTCCAGCGCCCGCCAGGTGGCGTCCCCCCGCAGGTCCAGCTCCCCGGGCCGCTCGGTGATTACGGAGATCTCCACCCCCGGCAGCTCCTCCCGGTACAGCTCCCGGGCGGCTTCCAGGAAGGCCTCGAACTCCTCGTCCACCTCGCCGGAGAGGTAGCGGCGGCGCTCGGCTGGAAGCACGTACATCAGGCGGCTCTTGATCCTCCGCTCCCGGCCCTCCGCCGCCTTGAGGCGGTCTATGGCCTCGTAGAGCTCCCGGCGGCGGCGGTAGACCAGCTCGGTGAGCCGCTCCACCTCC
The Rubrobacter xylanophilus genome window above contains:
- a CDS encoding MBL fold metallo-hydrolase, producing MLDLGARKLWVLEDGMFITDAGNLLGGSRRMRLRGAMHAVLVETDGALVLVDAGFGPEIPPPLADHYELRRERSLPESVRAAGRDPQEITHVVLSHLDPDHVGWALAEERVSPRATVHVQRAALEEARRMPENDGRRLAVPAVERGAGEGWLELLEGNGEVAPGIRVEVRSGHSAGHQVVWIEGEERAALFTADLAPAKIWLNPDLIAGVDTDPEAARRNRIEVLSEAEEKAAPVILYHEPRDFLVTIRRTGEGFEGVPLEA
- a CDS encoding CAP domain-containing protein; this translates as MRFLLRWLVVPLVALLAAVATFPAAPGAAAQAYDGEELEVLRLINGYRQQNGLEPLLLSDTLSVAAERHSEDMSRYGFFAHDTYASSYYPAGAEPWDRMAAEGYDYNTYRGENIAVGYETAEAAFEAWRNSPSHNAAMLDGRYRVVGIGRVYDPSSAYGWYWTTDFGAVVDPSAHEPGEPPGRRAEKRGLRDRSGIENGGMDGQRVWRQRAKDGARLILRAGYARLGDYDDGRDELSQRIRYERGARLSFRLRVLPRGGLPDGDRLAVRLTDGEGRALALLGRYGPSSFPAGRWVREDLRLPDRLAGRDLRLSFYAVTDGGRLTAFHLDGVRLRSSP
- a CDS encoding geranylgeranyl reductase family protein, coding for MGERYDLIVVGAGPGGASTAYHAARSGLKTLLLDRQRFPRDKPCGDGLMPHAAAELSLMGLGGWLEEAHHGTFTGFTIHSETAVLRQKVPPTLHGPRGYVVRRKETDARIAGRAREAGAELLQETRAIRLLRSASGMVAGVEADRSGERVRFAAPLVVIADGVGGFAAAGMKAGQNAVARRQYFRGVSGPEREHLQIFITPDMNSHHAGYGWIFHFGDGTANVGAGVSTKALKRSGRNLKDYFERFLEEPRVREWLSGAEPEGPPKSWSLKMGMWGARRYSQGLMLVGDAGSMVHPISGEGVGYALESGRLAAAFAHEAHARRDFSARLLSGYERRLRRLRAREHLSGHALVHLVPNLRLLEPLFKACESDPDARRTLVEAFTGDSPVYSLLRHPRTLAGALRDGIRGRTGDGRRPNGRR
- a CDS encoding S8 family serine peptidase, translating into MLCGILLSAILAALLSGGRESAARPEVRPTFATQKAERFARDRIVVGLKKGAPESALRALNRRNGAAVEERIPGTRVRVIDLPPNLSVEAALRRYRGSPDVEYAEPDFLLHPSREPDDPDYPKLYGLKNTGQTGGTPGADIDAPGAWDVTTGSETVVAVVDTGVDVSHPDLEANLWTNDDEVPKDGRDNDGNGYVDDVHGYDFFNDDASVYDPDDGDDHGTHVAGTIAAEGNNGSGIAGVNWRARLMVLKFIGDGYGYTSDAAAAIHYAIDNGAAVINASWGGAGYSQTLKDAVDRAESAGVLVVAAAGNGGSDGVGDDNDTTPFYPSSYDNANVISVAATDDADLLASFSNYGSRSVDLGAPGVGILSTVPGGYASYSGTSMATPHVTGVAALIKGKDPTMNAGQIRETILGAVDEIPALKGKSVTGGRLDAARALGAQNREPASTELSLSARPRILTFGRRTTLSGRLVAANGDPLPGRTVVLQRRPVGAGAFRGFARLTTAADGTYRLSDVRPAKHTRYRARFPGDGGKNFESSTSPVRWVKVRVRVTLRVKTGPLQLGSSRTVRGAVRPRHGGRVTVTIKRNGEVLVRRRISLNEKSRYSFRYRPRRPGTYAISASYPKHRDHLGGRSPWKKFRVTR
- a CDS encoding MFS transporter, whose product is MLLRSPGFLRVYCSQLLSLLGDQLYLIALPWVVLELTGSALALGTVFALGAFPRALLFPVGGALADRVEASRLMVASGLARGLVIAGLAALLGAGQTWAPYLVAVLLGAAASFYYPAESSLLPRLLPRDLLQSANGLVQGANQLAGVLGPALGGAVVGALGGEAALAIAAGTYTLAAVVMLGVRVRRGRGAEGLRAAFPGDLREGLGVAWGDPVIRWLIVTAAFGNLGFAGPLFVGIPALVRGPLGLGPVAFGMLDAAFAAGAVGGAMSLALIGRRIGERRGGLAVAALLVQSLAFGALGMRAGFGSSFGLMLLSGACSGLANALLITLLQLRAPEEFLGRVMGLVYLGSFGLILVSQLLAGIVAEAFGVRAVFPLGASVMFLALVAGGRWLVRSEAAA